Within Hydractinia symbiolongicarpus strain clone_291-10 chromosome 11, HSymV2.1, whole genome shotgun sequence, the genomic segment ATCACAACATTCTTTTCCGTTGTCGAAATGTTTTGGGTTACTGAGGCTTTTAAGATTTATTTCGACATAGCCTTTACCATAACCTTCCTAAATATAAGATGAAATTAACAGCTGCGAACATCATCAAGTTCTTTTTTACATTGAAAAGTTTACTACGGATAATGTTAACCACAATATGAAACAGTGCGTTTTTTTGGCTAACCTAGAGATTTTAGTTTGCTGAACAAGGTTTTTCTATCACAATTGTCAAACTGAAAGGCTTTTTCTGCGTAGAGACTACAGACAAAAGCTCTGGACTATTGTGTTTAAtgtaatattttattgtttgtaAAACGACATGCGTGCAAAGTCAAAGTTTTGTTTACTAAATCCAAATTGCGATTAATCAGGACATATCAGGACATATCAGGATTTCTTAAGTACAATAACTTCGAAGAGTTTTCACAGTATTGGAGTCAAGCTTATGCCACCGTAGTTGTTAGAATCTGGTATCTTCGTGTGAATTTAGTGAGGgatgttgttttaaaaagatttcgTTGAATATCTTTATTTACTTCACAACTATTAGCATGTACAATGTGTTCTGCCAATCCTCCATCTGGATCCTTTAACATGtttagttttaatttatttacagcTTCAACGATAATTTCAAGGGTATTATGTATATTAGGCTTATTAACTCTTATCTGCCCAAGAGGTCCATATATGGTACCCAAAAACAATCCTGAATTTTTCGCtggataaactgtttttaatttcgttttttatttttctggctCCAGTCTCTTAATATTAAGAATTGCCTTTTTAGCCACTATATGTTTAGATTTCGGGAAAAAATGGTAAAATGCAGATGCGTTTCTTTTATGTAAACTGTAGTATTATATTTTTGAGCGTATTAATTTTCTGTAATAAATTTCGCACAATAGCGAACGCGCAAAAATAGAAGAGGTAACATACATTTTaagaaaactagtcgttagcccgtggaaaaatccacagctttgcccgtcctttttatacagcattgcgtgcgtctcgctgtttgagcagctaagctaccattttgcgtgacagacggacagacgtatacgggtattataacataGATATTTGCACCAAAATAAGATTTCCTTACGTGTATGACTGTAGCAACAAGAAATACAGCAATGAGAATCATCCTCTAAAATGGTAGCTTCAGTTACGCACACAAACTTCAGATGCAAAAAAGGCAGCACAAAACATTTTATTAGGATATATATTACATGGCATGTTTCTTGAATTATTTGCTCAGCTTATTCCTGCATAAACATTGTAGTTTGCTCAAAAaccttttataaacattttcgtgtgcaaaattaaaacttttgcatGGCCCATCGCAAAACGTTGAACTAACAGGCGTCCTTTTTCAAAACCTAATTATTAAACGACTTATATGTAAAACCATTCGTTAGCCTGTGGATAAAAATATCACATTTTGTTGGTGGTTAGCGTTCTGGGCGACATACAAAGTACGGCCATTATTATAAAGATGCCGGAAggctgtttttgctatgacggggcAACAGCAGGCTGTACAGTGTTTTTATTACAGCTGCTGTTACGGAAAACTTTCTTTTAGAGTTCAAAAGATTCTGGTCTAATGTATACATGTACCAAGCACTCCACCTAGATGTGCGGCACGCTTAATCAGTTGTTTAACGTCGGGTGTTCAATGCAAAGTATATCCTCCAAGATGTAATATACGTGTTTTTGTCGAGGTTTTTTAGCACATAGAATTCCCCTCACGAATTAATCCAATTAACAATAGAACTCCTTGTTTGTCTGTATATACAAAACAAACTTTATCCTTAGCAGGGCGTGGCTTTAGTACCGCACAGCAATTCAATTTAACCCTTTAGTTTTTCTTGCGTAATTTTCGGAAGTGTCTGGAAGAAAATCGACTTTTGATTAGAATTTTTCTTACCCACACCAGtttgaagaattattatcaataGAACCACTTTTTTATTTGATACTTCCACCTTGGGGTTCTCTCTACCCAGGTCCCTAGAATCTGTTGGTTGGGTAAATGAAATACGCAGGGTAAAGAGAAAAAACTTTAACTGCTTGCTATTTTTGTTCCAAATATATCTTCCACTACCAACACTTtatatattacaaaaactaTTTGGCTTCTATTCTTATTCACGCCTTCTGcttattatttttatgaaagaCTGTGGGTTCTATCTCCACATAAGGCCGTTGTCTAGTTAACTTCTGAGATTTCTGTAGtctaaatgggagctttaaacacTGCGTGGTCCCTCCTAGAAACAATTGAGAGAGTACATCTCATATACATACATAAAGTATAAGTTACTACTTAATCATTCCCTATTTCTTGTGAATACGCTCTACTCTGGTACAAAACACCAAAATGAGTAACAAATGGGAAGCCTAACACAGGAAGGCAGTATCAGCATCTTTCTGTATTACTAACTAAATCAGTGTATCAAAAGCAGGtttaataaaagaagaaaaaaagtaaggTAATAATCGGTCTTTTTCTTATGTATGTACAACATGCCGTCAAAAATAGGTTTACATTACTCTTGTAGGAAAATCAACTCATAGAGGTCAACTCTAgtttgtttgtgttttaaaTAAGATTAATGTGTCTTATCATATGTATCCATGCCTTTATATCCACCAACATAACCTTCTGCAGCTTTTTGTGCTTCTGGATCAGCGTTATATCGTCCCGCTAATCCTTTCCCTTTACCGGACTCATCAAAGCGTTCTTTGTGGAGACCGGTGTATTTTGATGTATCTGTCAGCCGGTCAACTGCTCCTTTCTTTGTTGTTTTCTGTGAAaagaaaaaagcatttaaaaattgTCAATGACGACTGAAATTTCGCTTGAATTTCTACAGAATGTAAACAAATCAATTGTTAAACTTGTACTGTACGTCTGAAATAACTTATTCGTAATAATTTTCGCGCAAAAACGTTGGTTATTAAATTTAGAATAGGAATTATACGAAAGTTAATAtgcgtgaaaatataatttacacaaaaatgcatctttattttgtcttttattttttttattacttttttcctTGTTATTTCCTTTGATGTTCGACATTCAAGCACAACCCAACACGTGGAGTTCTTTGAGACAGTTTTCCGTCGTTTTCTGCCAATTAACAATGGTTAAGgtctatattttcaaaaaatttccatTTAAATTTAGAAACATTCAGGCTTGAGTTAAAAAGTATGTTTCTTATGAAAAACACTTATACCTGTATATTCAAAATTATGAGTTAGTACTTTTCTGAATTTGACTGTTTGGTGGGAAATAATTACCTCTGGACCAATCAGAAGATTTAATTGGCATGCATAAATTATCCATCCCCAATAAGCACCAGTGCTGTTTGTCTCTAGAACTTAGATTAAAAATTTGCGAGAACATATTTTTGGTGAATAGCGACAGTGCCAATTAAAgcttttttcaagaaaaaaaaaatattagcgaAATCGCGAATTTTAATTATCACGAAAATTTATTCCATAGAGGCAACTTTTAGAGAAGGTATTGTTAAAAACTCTTTTGACAAACTTATTCAGTTAGTCAAacttaaaatcaaacaaaaaaattttacccTGTCAATTTCGCGAAATATAGAGTAACTAAAGTATGGTTTACAAAGAACAAGTATATATCTTCTCTCTGCAGAGAACACGAGGAATCTATTTCTCTAAAACGCGTACTTTAAGGATACTTATTTTCGCGAAATGAACAGGCTTAGATTTTTCGCGGTAAATAACTTTTTGCGGttgattaaaactattttttttttcaccatctgACAAAAACCGCGAAGGTCATGGGTTTTTAAAACCATGTTATCTATTATAATAATTACTTTTTCCGTGTTAATGACTTTAGTACTTAGAATGCAgcagtataaatataaaaacattgctAATCTTATCTATCACAAAAAACAGCGGGGACTTTGTTTTCGCGATTTAACTaacctaaaacaaaaaaaaagttaccgTTGTTTTCGACGTTTTTGGTCCTAACCCATCTAGAATAGCTTGTTGCAGCTTCTCAAATCCATTTGGATTTGCAGGATATTTTTTCTCCGCCATTAATTCCAAACCCTTTAAGAATTGCTGATAGCGTATCTTCCGTTCagcttttctaaaaaataataagtaaATATCTAATTAGCAATATACCTTATTGAATCTTTTTTGCCCTAAAAGGAGAAAATTCCTAAAGGGTGTCTGCACAATTTTGGCTACTTTTAGCATCTCCCTGCCCCTTTCAaccagccccccccccccccccattccTGCGTGGACACAAATTGTAATATATTATTTAATCCTTGAAGCTTAGTATAGCTTCTCAGTAGAAAAAGATAAATTCCCTAGACAAAAACAACTACTAAGAATTCGCTATTCAAAATACTTCTGATGTAAATGGATAACAAAACGACTTGTATAATCCTCTCTTCTCTAAGTcaacaaaaagtacaaaaatattTCCCTGTAAAGGATGTCCGGCTGAACCCCCTTCCTCCCCCTGCCTGCTTTGGTTTTATTTTTGCTACCCCCTTCTTTAAGGTGTGGAGGTCTTTTATGGATGACCCGGTATGAGAAGGAAACTTGCTTTTTGAGTGTAGCATCAATTTAAATTAATTGTCGTTGAATTACAGTCGACAACAAAATGACAGAGATCCTCCCATTTGTTTCAATGATCTTTCTTTACGCCTGTCATATTTAtactgaagaagaactactttgctcatcactaacatacaGACTGGCAGCTAACGGGATACGATCCGCGGTCCCACGGACTTGGAGCCGCAGACGAGCCCACTCAGGCAGTTAcctggatggtgtgtatacataggtaAATCTTTATCATGGCACATCCGTATTTTTCATCCTTAACAGATGTGATGAGCAAAGCAAAGCCAATATGGCTTACACggattatactcgcccgtcatgatcggaGGTCCGATTGGGGTgaaacattctctgttgagaatgaaacaTACGGATGTGACATAATAAAGAATCACCTATGTACCTGTCATATTGTTCAACAGTCTccttgtaataaaaaataacgagTGTATTAATTATATAGtcccttttttcttttaatattttcatagcTGCTTTTACAATTGAAAATGGCAATCCCATAAAACCAAGTTCTTTCCATCTTTTTTAATAGCGTGTTTTTCCATTCATTGTATACGGATGCATCATGTCGCCTCAGTCAAGCGTttttaatggcttcattaaattGCTAATTTATCCAATTTTTGGTTTTGTCAACAAAAGATGCTTGCAAAACACTCAGCTCGTTGTGCTTGCGAGTCGCATCACGAAGTCCCTTAACTGCAGTTTTACGTTAAGGGCAGTAAACTGTTGGTTCATCTAATATTTTCTGGATTTTGGTAATCTTAGGTTGTTTCGCCCAATatttatcgttttttttttacttgttctTCCTTTCTTCCAAGTATAGAAGACGATAAATGTGTTATACAATCAACACTTTTAACATTCATATCAGCGAAGTCATGAATACTGCGCGAAATATTTTGTTGGATGAATAACGATCGCGGTGAATCAGACAGATTAAAGCAAATTATGCCAACATGTCCCTTAAATGAAGAACCGACTATATATACCCTCTTAAAAAACCAATCCTTTTTTGGGCACGAGGTTGATGTTACGTTAAAGTCGTCCCGTTTATCATGACGTTACTGAAGGGAGATCACGAAGTTTCATGTATATTGATTTCGCTTGTTTGTGGAAAAATGTTTGAGAGAATTGTGGGATCGTAATTATAAAagtactagtcgttgcccgtggaaaaatccacgggttcgcccgtcctttatatttacccgtcgcaacaaagtggataaaagtatatcacatttgatattcgtgtttccgtaacatcatcaTCCGTGCAGAGACAAAGAGacgacagctattattatagagatttagTATATAAACATTGgatataaatacaaaaaaagaagaCACTGGAAAAAAAGGTGCTGGACAAGCCGTCAAGTAAGGTTGATGTGGGAACGTTGTGTGAATTTGTCGCaaactataaaataaaatacgTTGTTTTGTGCTGATTTTACATGAAAATGCGCGAAAATACACGATCGGTATAGGTTGTTTTCTTTTCACATAAAGAATTGCGCATTCGTTTTGACACTCCTATTTGCTTACGTTTACGCAGTAGCGGAACAAAACCACTTTTGGAAGTCTTACTGGTTGTATCTGAGTTCTAGTTTAACAGGCTTTGTATCCGCCAAAAAAAACAGCTTTGTGACCGACTTTccaaaaattaacttttattttctaGAAAGTATACACCTCTCTACACCTGAATCAACATCCAACTTTTCGCCATCGGTGATAAACATTGCAAAAAGCATCAGTTTTCCAGTTTGCTTTTGATAAATCGAACCTAATATCTTCGTTTATTTTTGGTACGTGGTCCTTTTTTGTCCTTCTTATTCAAAACGTTCATTCTCTGACTGAAGGATACCAACAAGGCATTTTAGTTAACATGCATATTACAAATTATGTATTCTACAACAAAATGACATTCTTATTCCAAGTAAAAGTACACTTTAACAACAGAACTGCATTATACTTCGCTAACTTAAAAGAAGATTCAGTTTACTGGAAATAACCTATTCACACCATCTAAAataaatcaattatttttccAGTCAcaaataaaagatataaaatataCGCCAGATAAATTAAATTACATCATACACTAAATTAAAAACTTTCATGGTACTAACTTCGGGTATTTATGTGTTGGGCGTATTCGCGAATTTACGAACCCGCGAAATATTATTCAAGACATCATTCGCGAAATTTATTACGCGCGAAAAAATCAAGAGATGCTAACTCGTGAAATTTTATCTCAGAAGAGTGAAAATTTACACAAAGCTACTAAAGATACTAAAATCATAACAAAGGATCAAGAAAGTAATAAGAAAAGCTTGCTGAATGTTTTATTGAGAAAAGGTTTTGCTTTCGAAAATATTTGATAACATtcttaaagtaaaaacaattctAGAAACATTAATCAACCTCCCTCGGACAAAACATACACACGCAACACTAAGGCAAGAAACAGACAACTAAAATCCGTGCATAAATATGATTTACAAACCACAAAGCCACCAAAAGTTAAGTAAAACAAGGTCTAAAAGTTTAGTGTGTTTTATCGTAGCTGCCTTTTTCCTTGTATGCACCAACATAACCATCATTTGCAGCTACATTTACGCGCCCTTCCAAGCCTTTTCCTTTGCCAGATTCATCAAAACGTTCTTTGTGCGAACCAGTGTATTTTGAAGTGTCTGTAAGACGGTCAACAGCACCTGATTTTACAGTtttctaaaataacaaaaagctgTCAGTGTTTCTGGTTTCAGATACATTtatacataataataataataaataatataataaacatACTGTGGCGCCTGCTTTTTTTGGTCCTTTTGATGCAAGAATTTTTTCCTCGAGCTTCGGCACCTCATCAGCACTACCGTATTTCTTCTCAGCTAATAATTTTAGCGCAACTTGAAActgttgaaatttaatttttcgttCTGCTTTACTAGAAAAAGACGTTAGTAACATTAGTAGTATTAATGGAATAAAAAAGTTAGTGCTTAAAAAATACAACTGTTAATCAGGGTTTAGACAGACACAGAAAAACCTGAAAAAGGGGATCATTCTGGAAAACTCAGGGAAACTCAGGGACTTTTTTTCCATTTCTAGAAATTTTATAGAAACCATAAATAATAACAAGTGTAATACTTCATATACTAACTTATATTCATTAGCTTTTAGATATTAAATCATTggtgaaatatattttaaatatgtctatgacttttttttatttccaattGCAGAAAATAGAGTAAGAAGAAGAATTCTGATAGTTTTGTAATAATGATTATGAATTGGTTGAAAAAATTACTGAGAGAACACTCAAAATTCATACATCCCTCTGGGAAAAATCATAATCCATACATTCCTAGGAAAATTAACTATAGACTATTAACCCGGACGGACTTAACATAGAGGGGGGTGTTTAATTTatgataataaaatattttttttaaaaatgtatatatataagagACGATAAGTGTACATAGGAAAAGATATTATGTATATattaataaaactaaaaagtaCTGAAAACATACAAGTAAGAAAGGTGACAAATAGCACATTTAATACACAGTTTAATTCTAGGATATCCAGCTAAGCTTTCTATAACTTAAATTTTGTTCTGCCGCCACTGGGTAACAGTGGGCAGGATTTTGATcgtttttttgacaattttgacAATTGGTATTGTGTACACTtaagaataatttaaataatgacTCTCTTTTACTTGGTATATTTCTGTTGGACCAGAGTAAGCATGCTGAGCCATTTATATGgtataaaaacataaattagAAACTAGATTATTGAAGGATCTCTCTTTTTTCTGGCTTAAATCATTAATATGTTTTAGGAACTAGTTAATCTTTAAGGTTACTGTGAAGGAAAAAACttacttgatgagtagtctcagaaaaacccttataatttatcaatacttttatactttttcttattttttttttgtttctgaatgcttgatgaaagacttatttgatagtgttattttcgtgagatgttaattttccaaaaagaaactataatgaaataaataccaccatttttttcactgtacgttttaaaatggcttttttTTCTGGGTTCATGGTTGCAGACTTCTTGTTTTtgcaccattatattcagcataaattaaattcaagaaggttctttttttctaataacatcgttatgaaattattttcaaatatatatatatcatcattcaaaaaaatgcatatttttttctttctgtcatcataattcgctaatcagtaatttatacaaaaaattgctgttaagaggaatcgaaccccggtctccggcacagagtacaagagctataacTTCTAATCTACGGTGGCACTATTCTACACTATgcttattttaaaattgttttcttagTATATATATAAGGTCTATGTGAGGCAATGTccactcaattttttttgtccaCACAAAAGACAAGGAAAATGTTACTTGTTTGTGAGCCTAAAAAGGAATATGTAGCTAAATATTAACTTACGGTTTTACTTCAGTTCTGTTAAATATGATATCAACATCAGTTGCTGTTAACTTTTTGTCCAGGAGTTTCATGTCTCTagcaaattttgcaaattttgaccCGTCCATCAAGGCTACATCATTTTTGCCAGCACCAAAAGcacaaaatgatttaaaaacgtCCTCCATTGTgtattttaaaagataaaataaccCAAGGTAGATATATATACGCGTGCAATCTTAAGGCGTTTCAAGTTAAGAAAGACAGGAGTAATCTGTGTTTGCATTTACTGTTTTAACTTGTATTCTCAAAGGCTGCTATAATTTGTTTACCTAGCTCGACCAGCCTTACTATACTAGCCAAACTCATTAATTTCTTTTCGAATAATCGAGGTAATTTAGAATGCTAAAAAACGTTGCCATCGAACTTCGTTTCCAGGACCACTAGATCACGATATTTCTTTTTCCCTTTGATGTCCACACATACTTAGTAGTTTTGATAAACAGGCATTTATTGTTGCTAAACTATAGGATGTGTTGAAATGATTATTTTATCATATTGGGATTTCCCTCCCCGTTACCGTGGCTTTACCAAGTTGCCCACTTTTACGCCAAGTTTGCCCTAGTAATAAAAATAACCAAAGATGTCGCACctccaattcttttttttattaaaagtaaaagtataaaatttatcaaaataataaaaaaatatgcgtGTTTCAAAACGAACTAGTTTTGAAGGGGCGCTGGGGACGAGATTACACGCTTCTCAGAACCGGCACTCGTAAAGATTATTGAAATATGGCAGCACTAGCTGCGTGAAATAACTCCTCCTGGAGGAGGGAAATTTGAAAGTGTAATGTAATGTAATGAATTGTGTTAAAGCAAGGAAATTTCGAGGCTACTCAAAAAGGGAATGACTTTAGACCTTGGCGGTCTGATATCGATTTATTTGTCTTGGTTCCTTTATAGCTACACacatttaatagaaaatattaaaatattgagcTAGAGAGCTAGCTAgacctttttaaatgtttagcaACATTATCCGCGGTAAGCCCTTCTGGCTCTAACGACTGCTTGGCAGGCAGAAAGATGCGGGAGCTTGTTtgaacaaatatttattttttaaatggatttCTTTCGTTAAGGTTGTTTGTCATGTTTCATTTCAAGGATTGTCTTCCAAGATCTTTACTTTTTGGTgttgtatttaaattttcatgTAGTGGCTGCAATGCGTCTTATATTGGAAAAGCTATACAACACCTTAAGGTCTGGTCATATCTTGTGAGCACCATGGAATTTCCCATCTTACGGGCAAAAGAACCTCTGGTCACCAATAATCGCGGTTAACGATCATCTATTGTTGATGCACACCAAGCTAGCTTGGATAATTTCACAGTTTTGACATCAGATGCCACTAATTATATTCTGGAGATTAGAGAAagtctttttattcaaaaaaacaaCCCTTACTTAATAAGAATCTAACTTTGGCTTCTTTGTACCTTTTAAATtagtatatttattatttatttcaattACCAACTGTAAATATATCAATCAAAAGAATTGTAATTTGATGTGGTTATGGCTTGAGTTCAAGTCGATAgcttatcaataaaaaaaacacgttgtattttgttaatttttaattacattGATGTGGCTACAATTAACAATAGTAATACGGACAATATACGCAAGCTTTTttatggataaaaaaaataaatgtgacTGTTTACCTCTATGTTGGTGGTCTTTTATTCGCAATTTTGCTTCCCAACCACAAATATAGATCTAAAATATCCAAAACAGAGGAGGATATTGCAGACTCTCCAAAAACACTCATATATATGAGGGTCAACTTGGGTGACTTTTGAATTAAATTTGCACTTTTTGGGTGATAACTGCCAAATTTGCCAGAATTATTCCTTAACTTGTACGAATTATTCCCAAAATGCAAAATCACGGTTTCAACTGTATGCCAAAAAACTTTCAGCAAAGTTTGATCATGAGCAGTATATTTGCCATTAGGTTTTGTGTCAAAGTTATGTGCAGAACTCTTGGGATACAAGACTTGATGCCCTGCTGTTAATAAATTGTTAATGAACACTCCTGTCACTAGGAAAGGCATGTTTAACCCACACACTTCCTGTTAATAAACGAAGTAATGTGGACCTGTATCCTCCTAGTGTTGACATTAACTCTGTGTTTTAGTGACTTAGTAAGTTCACATAGGGTTCTAAAATAAAACATACATGCTTTAATACAACTAcaaagtatatttttaatttttaaagtgaaTGTAGGCTTTTTCGGGTAAAGCTCATTTAAAGGCTATAAAAAAGCATGTGAACCCTGGATATTTCAAAAAAGGCCTAAATATAACTCCAGTATAttaactagctatatattttagtaAAGAAATATAACAGACAACTTTCAGAAAAATCAAGTACATAAAATGGTTTGTTCATTTCAATTATTATTGGTGGCAACAATAAATCATATTATtagttttataatatatatttattttagcatGGACGGTTGAAAGTGAAAACAACTGCAGAACAGCAAGAAGAAAAACGCAAAGAAAGGGAAAAGAAATCTGCAATATTTCTACAGTTAATGAAAGGCATTTTTGAGAAAGTATGGTTTCCTTTATAGTAATcagttgtttaaaaatttaaacattgaaTATTTTCCTACTAAAAGTGCCTTATTAAGGGactaaatatttgttttgttttagagaGGCAAGAAAGATGAGTTTGAAGCAACTTTGAAATTAAGTGAGAAGCTATTGTCAGGGAATCCGGATGTCTACACCTTATGGAATataagaaaagaaatatttgttGAAATGCAGAAACAAGAGTATGTATAttcatatattattttatttagtatTTGTCAAAGATAATAAGCTTGAGTGAACAAGGAGGAATGTATTCTTCTAATTTTGTAATGGCTAAATTTTGAAGCAAACTAAAGGCTAGgggttatttaaatatttcttcaAATTTGAATTAGGGTAGATGTCAGAgtataatataaattttaatataaaagcCTTGTTTATTAGTATAGATCTAAAATGCTAATacttttattgttaatttttttaattatgcaaGCAGACAATTTGGGTTTATTGATTTACCTTAGTGCTCTTGATGAAGAACACACTAATTGTATTGTCTATGTCTTAAAAAGAAATGTTAGTTTAAGATGTAAACAggcataaaaacaaattttaagctgTAATAAAGATAGGTCTGTACCCAATTCCAACAATATGTcaattattaaaaacatttttttatgcaaaatcatCAAAACCATGAGCATAAAGTGTTAAAGTAACTTTTAAACTTcattatgaaataataattaaacatgtacaaaaaaattaccctggCTTGCTTGCATGTGTAAATACTTTGAACGATAATAGTTTTAAATACATATTTATAGTTTTAAGTTTCGACTTTAGGAATATTGATAAACTACTTCACATGGAACTTAAGTTTCTTCAGAGTTGCTTGCATGTAAATCCAAAGTCATATGGTGTCTGGAATCAACGTCAATTTGTTATGCTGACAATGGAGAAACCTGATTGGCATGAAGAATTACGTCTCTGCAATCTCTTTCTAGAGTACGATGAAAGAAACTGTAAGTTATGAATAAAATTAGTATATGTTTAGTTCACAAGATATGATTGCCAGGAGAATCTTGTTTTGAATTAAGGCTTATATTTCTTAACAAGT encodes:
- the LOC130613944 gene encoding tubulin polymerization-promoting protein family member 2-like isoform X1, translated to MEDVFKSFCAFGAGKNDVALMDGSKFAKFARDMKLLDKKLTATDVDIIFNRTEVKPKAERKIRYQQFLKGLELMAEKKYPANPNGFEKLQQAILDGLGPKTSKTTKTTKKGAVDRLTDTSKYTGLHKERFDESGKGKGLAGRYNADPEAQKAAEGYVGGYKGMDTYDKTH
- the LOC130613944 gene encoding tubulin polymerization-promoting protein family member 2-like isoform X2 is translated as MEDVFKSFCAFGAGKNDVALMDGSKFAKFARDMKLLDKKLTATDVDIIFNRTEVKPKAERKIKFQQFQVALKLLAEKKYGSADEVPKLEEKILASKGPKKAGATKTVKSGAVDRLTDTSKYTGSHKERFDESGKGKGLEGRVNVAANDGYVGAYKEKGSYDKTH